The Terriglobia bacterium genomic interval ACCGAGCACCGTCAGGTTTCCGGCAAGCGTGGAGGCCATCGCAAGAATCAGCCATGCCTGCGTCGGATCTGCAAGGCGCGGCATGAACGGCTTGAAAACCAGCACTGCTGGTACGTTGCTGACAAGATTTGACAGGACAGCGTGTCGTTGACGAAGAACGCGGAAAATACGCCTGAAACACCGACGATTGCCGCGAGAAGCGCGAGCGGATGATGGGCATGTCGCACAACCCATTCGCTTACGGCAGTGAAGAATCCCGAGAGGCGGAGGTTCGCCACGACGATCATCATGCCGAAGAGCAGGATGATCGTGTCGTAATTGATGGCAGCGTACGCCTCTTCAAAGGTCAGGGCGTTGCATCCGATCATCACGCTCGCGCCGATGATGGCCGCACCTGTGCGGTCGATACGGAAGCCGGGCACACGCCCGACAGCGATCACCAGATATGTAGCGACAAAGATGAGAGTCGCAGGGAGCACGCCGAAGTCTCCTTCAAACAGGTTAACAGATTCAACAAGAGGATTGTTCCTTCGATCCTGCCTTCCCATCCTTGACGGCTAAAGGCCGACAACTTCGATGGCCATATCCGTCAGCCTTGATCTTCATGCCGGGCTAGGGACAACTGCCGTTCAGAGAAGCGGAGGCGGTGTCACTTCTTGATCGCGGGCTTTTCCGCGCCCGGCATCTTGAATATGCCGTCGTCCATGGGCACGTTGATTTCGGTCTTATCGTAACTAATGTCCTTGAATCCGCAGCACGTAGACAAATCGGCATCGCCATCGCATTCGGAAGTCTTAACTGGCAAAAGCCGATAGCGATAGCGATCCCCACGTTCACCAACCGGAGCACCTGGGCGTATGTATGCGCTCGAGCGCACCGCGGCGCCTGGTGGACTGTTCCCGATGCGACACGGTGGCTTCACCATCCGAGCTGCACTTTCAGCGATGCGGCATGCCTGCGGCTGATGCTGATGCTCAGCCCGGAGCGAAGCCTCGCCATCGCTCCGCCGTTTGCCATAGGTTCGATTTCGGTGATGTGAGAAAGACCCACAATAGCCTGCCTGTGCACGCGGGCGAACTGATCGGGATTGAGCTGGGACTCGAGTTCCTTGAGCGTGCGGTTTATCAGGACCCGGCCCTGCTCCAGTATCGCAAAGACCAGCTCATCCTCGGCAAGAAATGCCTGAATGTCGGAAACGGGAAGGATGCATATGCGGTGCGCACGACGCCCGACCACTCGCTGCAAATAGCCTGGGCGCGCGGCCGCGAGCGCCGCAGCCATTCGCCCATATTGTTCGGCGGCGAAAGACAGAGCCGCGGAGCTGGATTGCAGCACTTTCTCTGCTTTTGCCAGCGCCTGCCGCAGCCGCTCCTCCGATACCGGCTTGAGCAGATAATCCACGGCACTCACTTCGAAGGCTTTCAGTGCGTATTGATCATACGCCGTGACGAACACAACCAGAGGGAGGCTGCTCCCTCGAAGCTCGGTCACGACCTCAAAGCCGTCCAGACCCGGCATCTGCACATCCAGAAGGACGACATCCGGCTTTGCGCGTTCAATTGTCTCCAGCGCCTCTGCCCCATCGCTCGAAATCCCGCAGATCTCGATTCCCTTCATGGAATGCAGCAGCCTGGCCATCCGGTTGCGGGCGCGGGGTTCGTCATCGACGATCAGCACCTTCATTGCGGATCCTCTCCTCTCTGAGCGGGCATCTGGAGGGATACCTTCGTTCCGCCCTCAGGTGTGGATCTGATGGCCATGCTTCCCGGCCCGGCGACGTGTTCGAGCCGCAGGCGCACATTCTCCAGCCCGACTCCCTGGCGCCGGAGACTCTCGAGAGACCTGGGATCGAAGCCGATACCATCGTCCTCTATTTCGATACGAAGTGTCTCGTCTGCGACTGCCGCGTTGATTTTGACCATGCCCCCGTCGATCTTGCAGGAAATCCCGTGTTTCACAGCATTTTCCACGACAGGCTGAATCAGCATCGGGGGTGTACGACAACTGCGCGCCTCCGCCGAAGCGGCGATCTCGTAGCGCAACCTGTCCTCAAAGCGCAAGCGCTCCACCACCAGATACGACTCGACGAAACTCAGTTCCTCATCCAGGATCACGCTTTCGCGCCGGCTGGCATCCAATGCATATCGAAACACATGAGAGAGGTGCAGGATCGCGGATTCCGCCGCTGTCGGATCTTCCTGGGTCAGATCCGCGAGACTGTTCAGGGCGTTGAACAGGAAATGCGGGTTGATCTGCGCGCGCAACGCCCGAAGCTCCGACTGTTGCGCAAGCGCCCGCAGGTGCTCTTCCCGTTGTTGTTGCGCCACCCTCTCCGATCGCAGCTCGAAGTTGTGGAGCATTTCAGCCAAACGCCCGGCGACGGCCGTCATAAAGGCCAGGTCCTCGCTCTGATACCGGAACCTGCCGGTCCGTTCGCCGAATCTCAACACGCCGTAAACTCTGTCGGCCGCGACCACCGGGATCTCAGCGGTGATCAACTGACGCTGGATCGAGCCGGCGCCGGAAACGAAACCCTGGGGAGCGCGGCCTGATTGCGTGAGCTCCAGTGGCACAAACTCAATGTCTTCGGCATCGACTGCAGAACGCAGCCGGTTCTTTACATCGTCCAGAAGCTGCTCGGGCTCGATGAACTGCTTCATTGCAAGGTCTATTTCGGAAATGGCCGTTCCGTAGTCGGACCTCCTGAACAGATGGCGGTCAAGCATAAGGTTCAAACGGCCATAAAGAGCCAACCAAACGCCCATGAACAATGTTGTCCCGGTGAACAGAGCCAGCGCGCCTGCCGCCGCGCTCCTGGAAGCCAGTCTCCCGTATGCCGGAACCAGAATCAGGCCGCAATAGAGCGCGACGGAAGCCAGAAGTATGACCGCGATCAGACCGCGTTTGATCAAGACATCAAAGAATACGAACCGCATCTTGTAATAAATGAGCGGCACCACAAAAACCGAAGGCAGCAAAAAACCGAGCATCCCCGAGAATTGACCCAAATCAATCGAACCGCCCAGGGACCTGAGTCCGACTACCATAAACATGAGCATCCAGAGGGATAAGACCAGGCACGCCATCCAATCATCTCTACTTGCCGGGGCCGCGTTCCGCTTATATCCGGGATGATAGTAATCGCCGAGGTGAAGGACATAGTCGTGTTTTGGATATGTTCCCAACAGCGCCAGAAGGCTGTCGAGGATCGTGTTCTTTTTGAGGGTGGGTCCCTTCCGGTACAAGAGGCCCACGACCCGGAGTGTGAACATGAAAAACCAGAAAAAATTGACAGCATAAAAAAATTGCATCGACGGCATGGGTGGGAACACCATCTTGCCCGAGGGATGCTCCTGCCAGGACCTGAAAACCAGGTACGTGTATTTGCCGATGCTTGCCAATGGCAGTGAATAAATGACACAGACCCAGAACCAGTACTGACCCTTGTAATTCTGGAGTTGGGAAAAGGGATCGGTCAGCAGGCCGCTTTCGTCAAGAGCTCTGGAGAAAGTAAGGAAGACAAAATGAAAGACGGCGCCAAGAGCAAAAAGCTGAAGGCTGTTCTCCACTACCGAAAGAAGTGTATGGGATTGGTCCGCAACGATGCCGATGATGCCGAAAAGCAGAGCATCGAGGGATAGAAGCATGGACTGAAGAGAAAAAATCGCCAGCATTAGAAGCAAGACCTTTACTTCAACGTTGCGTGGTGCTCTCCGATATACGGCAATGCCCAGGCCGATAAAACCGGCGGTGACAATCAAAAATGCTGTGACTGATATGTAGTAGATCATTATGATTCACCTGACTGATCGATTTCGACCCGTGCCCGCGCCGGTTTGAATCGCGGCACAAGTGCATTATCCGCAGATCGGCTGCACTCCGTGAGAAAAAAGCGGTCAACGGTTGTTTTCGTGCGGCGAGCGGATGTGCCAAACAGAAATCAGGTCTGAAAATTCCACTGGGTGTGCCGTGGTGGCAGCAGCCCACCCGATCCCTCCCATGCCCGGCTTATCTTCTTGCACTCGGGGCACCGTCGGGCGTATTGTTGCCTCAGAAGAGAGACATCGAGACCAGCACCATGGCCGGTTTACTTGTTCATGGGTGCGCAATCCTGACAGGACTTTGGAGGCCCATCATGAGACGGAGTGCACTCGCACTTTTGCTGCTTGTGGGGGCCGCTGTGCTGGCATCGTCTGCATCGTTGCCGACCGAGCCGGCCGGTAAGATCGACCTGCAGATACTGTACGTCGGCCATCCCGATTCCGCCCGCGAGAAGGATTTCGTCGAGTTTCTCGACCAGCATTTCAGCCATATAAAGACCGGCGATCTTGCGCAGTTCACTCCCAGTTCAGCAGAGGGTTCTGATGTTGTGTTGCTGGATTATGACGGCGACGGGTTCAAATCTCCTCACCCGGAACTTCCCTCCAGCTATACGAAGCCAACGCTGACCATCGGCGTGACCGGCGGCATGATCAGCATGCAGCGCGGGCTGAAAACCGGGTATATGTGAAACTGCATGAGTGATGCGGCTCAAGGGGAGCCGATTCGACACGAAGTCTTCACCAGCCCTTTCAAGGTCGAGCCCGAGTACGAAATGTGGAAGACGCCGGGTAATTACCGGTCGTATCCCGGCGGCCGCGAACTCCCTGCCGAGCTCAAGGTCTGGCGGATCCAGAACACGGCCAAAAATGTCGGCGGTGTTGTCGCCGACCCCGACCGGTTCGATGGCTTCCCCGATGCCGAGATTCTCACGCCGGGCTTCAATGTCACCAAACAGAGCGGCGCTGCCGGCGTCAGCCGGCACGGAAACTTCCTGCAATGGGGATTCTCAGGCGCGCCCTCGCAGATGACTGCGGCCGGAAGGAATTTCTTCCTCAACTGCGTTTGCTACGTTCACAAGTTCGACGGGAAGCCGCCGCTCGTGAAGCTCAACGCCGCATCCCGGAACCGCGCCATCACTACCGCATTTTTGATGAAGATAATTCGTGATTCGACGTACCTTCAGGCGGCCTTCCCTGCGGATCTGTTCGCCAGATACAAGGACGATCCGGATGGCCTGGCCAGGCACTACCAAGATAATCTCGAGCTTGTCTTCTACTCCGAAAAGCGGTACCTCATCGATGATGAGATGCGATCGCTGGGCCTCAACAGTAACCGCAGGCTGGAAACTCTCGAGAAGCTGATTGCCTTGCTGAAGGATCCCGAGAAGGCTCAGCCGGCCGGTAAGCTCCTGAAGCGATATACGGGTGAGTCGTTTCAAGACACGGCGCACTGGGAAGAATGGCTGAACGCCAACCGGGGGCGGATTTTCTTTACTGATGTCGGCGGCTACAAATTCCTCGTCATCCCGGCGGGATATCTGCCAAGGGAGTTGCAGTAACGGGCAGAATCATATCCTGACAGGAGTCATGCGTGTGAATCTCGCTCCCGAGAAAGCCGGACTGTCGGCCAGGACGAGCATATTCCTTTTCCGACTATATCTGCCGGCACTGGTGCTGAGCATCTTTGTTATTTACTCACCGGCTCAGTCCCAGACGGCAAGCGCACGCTCGACACTCTCCTTTCCTTTAAGATATGCGGAAAAGGGCTCTTCCTGGACCTTCGGCATCGAGGTGGGAAAACAGGAGGTGAATCCTGGCAGGGAGGTGGTGCAGGAAACATTGGAACGTCTTGCTCTTTACGGCACTATACTGTGTCTGGAGCCTCATATTCCTTTTTGCGCTGAGGCTGTTATACGTCGGGTCGCTGGCTGTCAGGGAACCTCAGATGCGCGCCGATTGGTGGAGCTTTCTGTTTCCTCGCGGCACTTACATCTGGGCTGGTGCGGCCGTCCTATTGGGGATTGTCCTTCCATTTATTCTTACGGCTTTCCTGAGCCCTCTTTATCGCGAGCGGCTGATGACCGCTTTCAAAGCGGTCCGGCACATTCATCCGGAGCAGACCGACAATGATGCGCTTGAAAGCCGCAGTCCATCTACTTTACCTTAATGTTCCGATATTTCCCATCCCAGTTTTCGTCCTTCGGATAGTATCCGAGCAGGTACTGGACGCGCGTGGTTTCATTCACGCGCGCGAGACCCTGCCGGGCATACTCGGTGATGGAAGCTCTCCCGCCCGTGAGCTGTGACATATTCCTCATGCTGGACATTACTTCCATGGACGGGCAGCACCCTCCGGTGTCGAATATGTCAATTGCCACGCGCGCATCATTGGCGAATGCCGCGATGCTCTCCTCGTATTCGATTCGCGGCAGCATGAGCCCGCGGTCAGTGAAAAAGAGCAGGTGTTTCTCCCCCTCCATAAAGCGCAGATAGTCGATGCAGGTATAGATGTTCTGGACATCCCCTTGGGTTGACGCGAACCCGGAAGCGTAATCCGAGAACGGCAAACTGGTGATGGCTTCCGCCGCCAGTGTGTCGAACTGCATCATGTTCAGCCTGAGCAGCGCAGCCGGATCCCCCTCCTTGGCTGCCTCCTCAGCGGCTGCCTTGCGCAGGAGCGTCTCTGTAACCCGGTCCGCTTCCCTGGTCATCTTCCCTTGGTCCGTCATCCGGTCGGGGATCAGCTGCCGGGATTCCAGCCCTTCGGGATCGGCAAAAATCCTGTCGATTCGGGGCTGATACGATTTGGGCATGGCCCAGCTGCCATAGATGCCACCCAGACCGCTCAGGCGCTGCGCCTCCAGGGCCTCGATCCACTCATGTTCCTTTTTGTAGCGCTCGAGCACCTGCACGATCCGCTCATGATTCGTCGTGAAGTTGGTGGCGCGGTTGAAAGCAAACACCGCCACGCGATCCTGCGGCAGAAGAGCCTTGCGCACAAACTGGATCAGATCGTCCAAGCTCCTGAACGGGATCTGGAACCTGCCGCGCCCCATCAGGATCAGAAAGGTACGGGAAGTCTGCGGCGCAAATTCGACGCTCGGAGCTGGTTGCGGCAGCTGCCGTGCGGCCGGTTCAGGCGCAGAGTCAGTGAGTTTCTGGAGGGTGAAGTGCCGGATCTCTTGCAGCTTCCCGTTTTCAAAAATCTGAAAGTCCTCCTGCTTCAGGTCCGTCACCGGCCTGCCTTTCGCGTCGGTCACGATCACATCCACCGGAACGAGCCGGACCTGGACGCGAATTGTCCCCGGGGGTCCGGGGCGTTGATTCCCGGCGCCTCCTTGAGTGGAGTTGGAGGATCCCGCCTGTTGGAAGCGAGGAGCTGCCACGGCGCAAAGTGCGCCGATCGAAAGCAGGGAGAGGTATCGCAAGAATCTCAAGATGCGCCCCATAGATGGGACCCGGTGTTTGTGTGCCGCGAAAAATCGGGAAGCCGCCGCACGGCAAGGCGCTCCCATGCGAGCATGGGAGCCCGCTTCCCTCACTTCTTGGCCGTGATCTGCATGGTGATGATGCCGATGTCGAGCGGTACGTCGCTGCAACCGCCCGGCATCTCCGGCACCGTGATCTCATGCGCGACACTGCCCAACCGTATCAGGCCGGTGGACAGGACGGGACTCGCGTCAGGCCGGGCAGGATCGTAGATCGGTTGCGGCACTGGTGCGCCCACCCAGATATTCAGGCGATAGGTGCCCGCGGGGACGTCCTCAATGCGGAAGGAACCATCCGGCGCGATCTCGAAACCATATCTGCGTTGAGCCTGATATGCAATTTTGTATTCCTCGCTCTGCAGATACGCACTCGCCGCTTCCGGCGTGCTCGGCCTCTGAGGTGGTGATATCACCAGCGTCATGTAGTGATTGCTCCCCGGCGCATCCCAGTCGATCGGGGAATCTGCTCCTGCAGCGACGACGCGCCCGATAACCGGGCGACCCGTGCCACCCAATGTGATCGAGGCCGTTTCCCCCGTCCCGACGAAAACGGGCGTAGCCTGAGTTTCTATGCTGCGGGAAGCGTTGCCTTTGTATCCTGGCAGCCTGAGTGCGACCATTTGCATGCCGGGAGGGACCTTCGGGAAGACGAACTTTCCCGTGGCATCAGTCTGAGCCGTCAGAGTCAGATTGAAATTCGGAGGGAGAGGATTCAATGCCTTCTGCGCCGTTCCCTTCGTCAGCGCAACTGTCCGGTTCATACCCGGTTGATCGCCGATCCTGAGGAAGCCTTCCACTCGCCCCCACGGCTCGAGAATCAGGGCAGGGGATACTGCCAATCGTTCCACGCTGGCTGTCGCGAATCCCTTTTCGTGAATCACGACAACCGTGTGCGCGTCCGCCATCGGGCCGAAGGCAAATCTGCCGGATGAATCGGTGAAAACGGAGGCGGTCGAGCCGTAGGATTTGGATGAGTTCCTCAGCTGCTCCGGGCCCTCCATGGTAATCGCGGAAATCGATTTTCCGGGAATCTGTGTTGTGCCGCCAACGACTCCGTCCACGATCAAGGTGCTCCCGCCGAAAAGCGAGACTGTGGCGCCAACGGCGGGTCCGCCACCCGGCAACAGCACGATGCCGGTAGGGCCGTCACCCTGGACCAGCGCGAACTCCAGATTGCGGTCTCCCTTCCCCGTCTCCACGGACAGAACGGCGCTGGGAAAGTAGCCGAAAGCCTCGATCCTGATGCCATAGTTGGGCAGGCTGTCATCCAGGTCGAGAGCAAACTTGCCTTTCTCGCCCAGGACAGCCCAGGCAAAGTCGACCCACTCACCGAAGACGTACCGCCGGCTTCTTGTGACACTGAAGCTATCAACGGGCAGCTTCGTCCCGGCATCGACA includes:
- a CDS encoding LytTR family DNA-binding domain-containing protein; this translates as MKVLIVDDEPRARNRMARLLHSMKGIEICGISSDGAEALETIERAKPDVVLLDVQMPGLDGFEVVTELRGSSLPLVVFVTAYDQYALKAFEVSAVDYLLKPVSEERLRQALAKAEKVLQSSSAALSFAAEQYGRMAAALAAARPGYLQRVVGRRAHRICILPVSDIQAFLAEDELVFAILEQGRVLINRTLKELESQLNPDQFARVHRQAIVGLSHITEIEPMANGGAMARLRSGLSISISRRHAASLKVQLGW
- a CDS encoding histidine kinase; this translates as MIYYISVTAFLIVTAGFIGLGIAVYRRAPRNVEVKVLLLMLAIFSLQSMLLSLDALLFGIIGIVADQSHTLLSVVENSLQLFALGAVFHFVFLTFSRALDESGLLTDPFSQLQNYKGQYWFWVCVIYSLPLASIGKYTYLVFRSWQEHPSGKMVFPPMPSMQFFYAVNFFWFFMFTLRVVGLLYRKGPTLKKNTILDSLLALLGTYPKHDYVLHLGDYYHPGYKRNAAPASRDDWMACLVLSLWMLMFMVVGLRSLGGSIDLGQFSGMLGFLLPSVFVVPLIYYKMRFVFFDVLIKRGLIAVILLASVALYCGLILVPAYGRLASRSAAAGALALFTGTTLFMGVWLALYGRLNLMLDRHLFRRSDYGTAISEIDLAMKQFIEPEQLLDDVKNRLRSAVDAEDIEFVPLELTQSGRAPQGFVSGAGSIQRQLITAEIPVVAADRVYGVLRFGERTGRFRYQSEDLAFMTAVAGRLAEMLHNFELRSERVAQQQREEHLRALAQQSELRALRAQINPHFLFNALNSLADLTQEDPTAAESAILHLSHVFRYALDASRRESVILDEELSFVESYLVVERLRFEDRLRYEIAASAEARSCRTPPMLIQPVVENAVKHGISCKIDGGMVKINAAVADETLRIEIEDDGIGFDPRSLESLRRQGVGLENVRLRLEHVAGPGSMAIRSTPEGGTKVSLQMPAQRGEDPQ
- a CDS encoding VWA domain-containing protein encodes the protein MRFLRYLSLLSIGALCAVAAPRFQQAGSSNSTQGGAGNQRPGPPGTIRVQVRLVPVDVIVTDAKGRPVTDLKQEDFQIFENGKLQEIRHFTLQKLTDSAPEPAARQLPQPAPSVEFAPQTSRTFLILMGRGRFQIPFRSLDDLIQFVRKALLPQDRVAVFAFNRATNFTTNHERIVQVLERYKKEHEWIEALEAQRLSGLGGIYGSWAMPKSYQPRIDRIFADPEGLESRQLIPDRMTDQGKMTREADRVTETLLRKAAAEEAAKEGDPAALLRLNMMQFDTLAAEAITSLPFSDYASGFASTQGDVQNIYTCIDYLRFMEGEKHLLFFTDRGLMLPRIEYEESIAAFANDARVAIDIFDTGGCCPSMEVMSSMRNMSQLTGGRASITEYARQGLARVNETTRVQYLLGYYPKDENWDGKYRNIKVK